In a genomic window of Coprococcus eutactus:
- a CDS encoding ion transporter yields MAVNKTKLKKQIFDIIQIGDKSNLLSRAFDIFIVIVILSNISVMFLQTYDQLEPYYGILSVIEWVTTGVFCVEYTLRIWTADFLYPTCTRGKAIGKFLISYDGVVDLLTIIPVFFLSGFVAFRMLRVVRIFHLFRINSRYDSFNVIKIVLVRKSRQIISSMFIIFILMMASSLCMYSTEHAAQPGVFSNAFSGIWWAVSTVLTVGYGDIYPITLMGKCMAIVIAFMGVLLVAIPTGIISAGFVEQYQNNANEESKVVDVDEIGELLVDDVSKFCGRTILQATEEYGVNIYMVLRDNMSILPTGDLKIQTGDILIVKSKFLEKRRGSSLS; encoded by the coding sequence ATGGCGGTAAACAAGACAAAACTAAAAAAACAAATATTTGACATAATACAGATAGGAGACAAAAGCAATCTGCTGAGCAGGGCATTTGACATATTTATAGTGATTGTCATATTGTCTAACATATCGGTGATGTTCCTGCAGACCTACGATCAGCTTGAACCATATTATGGAATACTGAGTGTTATCGAGTGGGTGACTACAGGCGTATTCTGTGTTGAGTACACCCTCCGCATATGGACGGCGGACTTTTTGTATCCCACATGCACCAGAGGAAAGGCGATAGGAAAGTTTCTAATATCGTATGACGGTGTTGTCGATCTTTTGACAATCATACCGGTATTTTTCCTTTCTGGTTTTGTGGCATTCAGAATGCTCAGGGTCGTCAGGATATTTCATCTGTTCAGGATCAACTCGAGGTATGATAGTTTCAATGTCATCAAGATTGTACTGGTAAGAAAGAGCAGGCAGATTATTTCATCTATGTTCATCATATTTATATTGATGATGGCGAGCAGTCTGTGCATGTACAGCACGGAACACGCTGCACAGCCAGGGGTGTTCAGCAATGCTTTCAGCGGAATATGGTGGGCGGTGTCCACGGTTCTTACCGTGGGATATGGAGACATTTACCCGATCACGCTGATGGGCAAATGCATGGCGATAGTCATAGCATTTATGGGAGTTCTGCTGGTAGCGATACCTACAGGTATCATAAGTGCCGGATTTGTAGAGCAGTATCAGAACAATGCTAACGAGGAGTCCAAAGTTGTTGATGTGGACGAGATTGGAGAACTGCTCGTAGATGATGTGAGCAAGTTTTGCGGCAGGACCATACTCCAGGCTACGGAGGAGTATGGTGTGAATATATATATGGTACTCAGGGATAATATGTCTATACTGCCGACAGGTGATCTGAAGATACAGACAGGTGATATTCTGATAGTGAAGTCAAAATTCCTTGAGAAGAGACGTGGAAGCTCATTATCTTAG
- a CDS encoding OmpA family protein — protein sequence MSRKRRRHEDEETSYWLSYSDMMAALLLIFILIISFTLMQSKRQYESKQEQLDEQKKIIADQEKMLGEQQKELDRIAGIRSDLVKALRDEFSGSSLNVKIDEKTGAITFDAGVLFDVSDSELKEDGKKFINQFLPKYCSVLLSDDYRDYVSEIIIEGHTDTNGSYIYNLELSQQRAFSVARYCLTESNGIISSGQEEQLRTVLTANGKSYSNPIYGDDGEVDMDASRRVEIKFRLQDEEMIDEMMDILKDK from the coding sequence ATGAGCAGAAAGAGAAGAAGACACGAGGATGAAGAAACGTCCTACTGGTTGTCATATTCGGACATGATGGCTGCTCTGCTTCTGATATTTATTCTTATTATATCGTTCACACTCATGCAGTCCAAGAGGCAGTATGAGAGCAAACAGGAACAGCTTGACGAGCAGAAGAAGATAATTGCTGATCAGGAGAAGATGCTTGGTGAGCAGCAGAAAGAACTCGACAGAATTGCTGGAATCAGAAGTGATCTGGTAAAGGCACTCAGGGATGAGTTTTCAGGCAGCTCACTAAATGTTAAGATAGATGAGAAGACCGGTGCGATCACATTTGACGCTGGAGTGCTGTTTGACGTGTCGGACAGTGAACTGAAGGAGGATGGAAAGAAATTTATCAACCAGTTTCTTCCTAAGTATTGTAGTGTACTTTTAAGTGATGATTACAGGGATTACGTTTCGGAGATAATCATAGAGGGACATACGGATACGAATGGTTCCTATATATACAATCTCGAACTTTCACAGCAGAGAGCATTTTCGGTGGCAAGGTACTGCCTGACGGAGAGCAATGGCATAATCAGCAGTGGGCAGGAAGAACAGCTGAGGACAGTGCTTACGGCAAATGGAAAGTCCTACAGCAATCCGATATATGGTGATGATGGAGAGGTTGACATGGATGCATCCAGACGTGTTGAGATAAAGTTCAGACTTCAGGATGAAGAGATGATAGATGAGATGATGGATATTCTCAAGGATAAATAG
- a CDS encoding MotA/TolQ/ExbB proton channel family protein, whose protein sequence is MNKRNRLKTVRPQNEKAARSFRKKQNMRVELNKKWLPVVYVAMLGICILLNVTNDSLNLANVMISACMFAITGAIFVYAYKHLKHIDQMGEDFHIAISYIKGDYAKEKKLLWELYRTETRYGIFNEEHLRNSYVDYIEEMKRLENDEEGKYSCDIEDFINYQLIDDAVEKGRLSLVPGAMTGLGILGTFIGLSIGLQAFNTGSAEEITNSIGPLMDGIKVAFHTSIYGMIFSLTFNLIFKSVLEQAYHKLDGFIFEFKRYVKPDAAYDNGNLELHFQKKQLEAMLATQKAIEEKLLPYLRAMGENIEDIRTLTRDQNDIFRGRINRPRAIGVNSGEDRS, encoded by the coding sequence ATGAACAAAAGAAACAGACTGAAGACAGTCAGACCGCAGAATGAGAAGGCTGCAAGATCGTTTCGCAAGAAGCAGAATATGAGGGTGGAACTGAACAAGAAATGGCTTCCGGTTGTGTACGTGGCGATGCTGGGGATATGTATTCTTCTTAACGTCACGAATGACAGCCTGAATCTGGCAAATGTGATGATAAGTGCGTGTATGTTTGCCATAACCGGTGCTATATTTGTGTACGCATATAAGCATCTGAAGCACATCGACCAGATGGGTGAGGATTTTCATATAGCGATAAGCTACATAAAGGGTGACTATGCCAAGGAAAAGAAGCTTCTGTGGGAACTCTACCGCACGGAGACCAGATATGGTATATTTAACGAGGAACATCTCAGAAACTCGTATGTTGATTACATTGAGGAGATGAAACGTCTTGAAAATGACGAGGAAGGAAAGTATTCCTGTGATATCGAGGATTTCATAAACTATCAGCTTATCGATGATGCGGTCGAGAAGGGCAGGCTCTCGCTGGTGCCGGGAGCCATGACGGGACTTGGTATTCTTGGAACATTCATCGGACTTTCCATTGGACTCCAGGCGTTCAACACGGGCTCGGCGGAGGAGATAACAAACAGTATCGGACCTCTTATGGATGGAATAAAGGTAGCATTCCATACGTCCATATATGGAATGATATTTTCTCTGACATTTAACCTGATATTTAAGTCAGTGCTTGAACAGGCATATCATAAGCTTGATGGGTTTATATTTGAATTCAAGAGATACGTCAAGCCGGATGCGGCGTACGACAACGGCAATCTGGAGCTTCACTTCCAGAAAAAACAGCTCGAGGCGATGCTTGCAACACAGAAGGCTATAGAGGAAAAACTTCTTCCATATCTCAGAGCTATGGGGGAGAATATAGAGGATATCCGAACACTGACAAGGGATCAGAATGACATATTCAGAGGGCGTATAAACCGTCCGAGGGCTATAGGTGTAAATAGTGGGGAGGATAGGTCATGA
- the putP gene encoding sodium/proline symporter PutP, which yields MNVYEMIAFIAYFVLVIGVGIYFFFKSKGNAGEKDYFLGGRDMNGLVAALSAGASDMSAWVLMGLPGAFYATGLSNMWISVGLFIGTACAWIFIAPRLRRFSIAYNDSITIPQYLTNRFQSDNKLLLIICAVIFVVAYCIYAASSISACGTLFNTVMGIDRNTAMIGAAVIIIVYTFLGGFNAVCWTDFFQGLLMLAALMIAPIIAVITMQGAGFIAPDVVIPDNYYNALISGSFDKTSVINIISGLAWGLGYMGMPHILIRYISIKSEKEMKKSRIVGTCWTGIILVMASVVGMVGLKYLGGGLTDNSQVFIRLVRGVFPALVAGILLSAILAASMSTADSQLLASSSAFSSDVYKPIFRKSASDKEMLWAGRIVVIIISVVALAIAMNPDCEGIMALVSNAWGAFGSAFGPVIVLSLYWKRLNYNGALASIIVGFAVDMLWYKFLATPTGLYEIVPGFAAAFITAIVVSLLTKKPDDKVAEIFEQAKLPTE from the coding sequence ATGAATGTTTACGAGATGATTGCGTTTATAGCGTATTTTGTCCTGGTAATCGGTGTAGGAATTTATTTCTTCTTCAAATCCAAGGGGAATGCCGGAGAGAAGGATTATTTCCTTGGAGGAAGAGATATGAATGGTCTGGTGGCTGCACTCAGCGCCGGAGCCTCTGATATGAGTGCGTGGGTTCTCATGGGACTGCCCGGAGCATTCTATGCGACAGGACTCAGCAACATGTGGATATCAGTTGGTCTGTTCATCGGAACAGCATGTGCTTGGATATTCATAGCACCGAGACTCAGAAGATTCTCGATAGCGTACAACGATTCGATCACTATACCTCAGTATCTGACAAATCGTTTTCAGTCAGACAATAAGCTGCTTCTCATAATATGTGCAGTTATATTTGTGGTTGCATATTGTATATACGCTGCGTCAAGTATATCGGCCTGCGGTACTCTGTTCAATACTGTTATGGGCATCGACAGGAATACAGCCATGATCGGCGCTGCAGTCATCATCATCGTGTACACATTCCTTGGTGGTTTTAATGCAGTGTGCTGGACGGATTTCTTCCAGGGACTTCTGATGCTTGCAGCTCTCATGATCGCACCTATCATTGCGGTCATCACCATGCAGGGCGCTGGCTTTATAGCACCTGATGTTGTCATTCCAGACAATTATTACAATGCCCTTATAAGTGGTTCATTTGACAAGACCAGTGTGATCAATATCATATCAGGACTTGCATGGGGACTTGGATATATGGGTATGCCACATATTCTTATAAGATACATTTCGATCAAGTCAGAGAAGGAGATGAAGAAGTCCAGAATAGTCGGTACTTGCTGGACAGGAATCATTCTCGTTATGGCATCCGTAGTTGGTATGGTCGGCCTTAAGTATCTCGGTGGCGGACTTACAGACAACTCACAGGTATTCATCAGACTTGTAAGAGGCGTGTTCCCTGCACTTGTAGCTGGTATACTTCTCTCAGCTATCCTTGCAGCGTCCATGAGTACAGCTGATTCACAGCTCCTTGCTTCATCATCAGCATTTTCGTCTGATGTGTACAAGCCTATATTCAGGAAGAGTGCATCTGACAAGGAGATGCTCTGGGCAGGAAGAATTGTGGTAATCATCATCTCAGTTGTGGCACTTGCCATAGCTATGAACCCAGACTGCGAGGGAATCATGGCACTCGTGTCAAATGCATGGGGCGCTTTCGGTTCAGCGTTTGGACCGGTCATCGTTCTGTCACTGTACTGGAAGCGACTGAATTACAACGGAGCGCTTGCTTCTATCATAGTCGGATTTGCTGTTGACATGCTCTGGTACAAGTTCCTTGCAACACCAACAGGACTTTATGAGATCGTTCCTGGATTTGCAGCAGCATTTATCACAGCCATTGTGGTCTCACTTCTCACAAAGAAGCCTGATGACAAGGTTGCTGAGATATTTGAGCAGGCAAAGCTTCCTACAGAGTAG
- a CDS encoding phenylacetate--CoA ligase family protein: MEDSEVMRQKKIHYIYNKEMECMDPEERRKLQGERLRKTVELEYANVPAYRARMDEAGVKPEDINSIDDIVKLPFMQKTDLRDNFPFGLFAADRKDIIRIQGSSGTTGKPVVSGYTQNDIDVWTEMVARAIKCAGGGEDDVIQIAYGYGLFTGGLGAHQGATKVGAMVVPMSSGNTQRQIMMMKELGATMLCCTPSYATYLAETIREMGIDPSELKIKSGYFGAEPWTEEMRQHLEELLDFDAFDIYGLTEIGGPGVAFECFEKNGMHINEDHVLAEIIDPVTEEPLPDGVPGELVFTTLTKTGTPMIRYRTHDICTLTHGTCACGRTTVKMSRITGRTDDMLVIRGVNVFPSQIESVLLGVEEASAHYMIVVDRVNSQDKLTVQVELKEDVDMGDAAKLAAIASRIKTNIKQTLLISAKVELVPPKTIPRSEGKAKRITDNRHIGF, from the coding sequence ATGGAGGACAGTGAAGTTATGAGACAGAAGAAGATTCATTACATCTACAATAAAGAGATGGAGTGTATGGATCCTGAGGAGAGAAGAAAGCTTCAGGGTGAGAGACTCAGAAAGACAGTAGAACTTGAATATGCAAATGTACCGGCATACAGAGCCAGAATGGACGAGGCGGGAGTAAAGCCGGAGGATATAAACAGCATAGACGATATCGTCAAGCTGCCATTTATGCAGAAGACAGATCTCAGGGATAACTTCCCATTTGGACTGTTTGCAGCAGACAGGAAGGACATCATCAGAATCCAGGGTTCATCAGGAACCACAGGTAAGCCTGTTGTATCTGGCTACACCCAGAATGATATAGATGTGTGGACGGAGATGGTAGCCAGAGCTATCAAGTGCGCTGGTGGCGGAGAGGATGATGTCATCCAGATAGCTTATGGTTATGGATTGTTCACAGGTGGACTTGGAGCACATCAGGGCGCGACTAAGGTTGGTGCCATGGTAGTTCCGATGTCATCAGGCAACACACAGAGACAGATCATGATGATGAAAGAGCTCGGCGCAACCATGCTTTGCTGTACACCTTCATATGCTACATACCTCGCAGAGACCATCAGGGAAATGGGCATCGATCCATCAGAACTGAAGATCAAGTCAGGCTACTTCGGAGCAGAACCTTGGACAGAGGAGATGAGACAGCACCTTGAGGAGCTTCTTGACTTCGATGCATTTGATATATATGGACTAACAGAGATCGGTGGACCTGGTGTTGCATTTGAGTGCTTCGAGAAGAACGGAATGCACATCAACGAGGATCATGTTCTTGCAGAGATCATTGATCCTGTCACAGAGGAGCCGCTTCCAGACGGAGTTCCTGGAGAGCTTGTGTTTACAACCCTTACCAAGACAGGTACACCTATGATCAGATACAGGACACATGACATATGCACACTAACACACGGCACATGTGCATGTGGAAGAACAACAGTCAAGATGAGCCGTATCACAGGCCGTACAGACGACATGCTTGTAATCCGTGGTGTAAATGTATTCCCTAGTCAGATAGAGTCAGTCCTTCTCGGCGTGGAGGAGGCTTCAGCTCATTATATGATCGTGGTTGATCGTGTGAATTCACAGGATAAGCTGACAGTTCAGGTAGAGCTCAAGGAAGATGTGGATATGGGCGATGCTGCAAAGCTTGCGGCTATTGCATCCCGCATCAAGACAAATATCAAGCAGACACTGCTTATCAGCGCAAAGGTTGAGCTGGTTCCGCCTAAGACCATTCCACGTTCAGAGGGTAAGGCAAAGAGAATCACAGATAACAGACATATCGGATTCTAA
- the thiS gene encoding sulfur carrier protein ThiS, with amino-acid sequence MVTVNGKALDITGQNLAAFLEESGYKPVRIVVEINEEIIPRETYADITFNDGDCVEVVSFMGGGAL; translated from the coding sequence ATGGTAACAGTGAACGGAAAAGCTCTCGACATCACCGGCCAGAATCTGGCGGCATTTCTCGAGGAATCCGGCTACAAACCGGTGCGCATAGTTGTTGAGATCAACGAGGAGATCATACCGAGAGAGACTTACGCAGACATTACATTTAACGACGGCGACTGTGTGGAGGTCGTGAGTTTCATGGGAGGAGGAGCATTATAA
- a CDS encoding thiazole synthase: protein MKEDKLIIGGHEFNSRFILGSGKYSMKLIKSAIKDAGAEIITLAVRRANTKEEENILDFIPEGVTLLPNTSGARNAEEAVRIARLARALGCGDFVKVEIMRDSKYLLPDNQETIRATEALANEGFVVLPYMYPDLNAARDLVNAGAAAVMPLASPIGSNKGLATKDFIQILIDEIELPIIVDAGIGRPSQACEAMEMGAAAIMANTALATAGNLPLMASAFKDAINAGRKAYLAGLGRVLTRGASASDPLTGFLHD from the coding sequence ATGAAAGAAGACAAGCTGATAATCGGAGGACACGAATTCAATTCAAGATTTATTCTGGGTTCAGGAAAGTATTCCATGAAGCTGATCAAATCAGCCATAAAGGACGCTGGAGCAGAAATCATCACTCTGGCCGTCCGCCGTGCAAATACAAAGGAAGAGGAAAATATACTTGATTTCATACCGGAGGGAGTTACTCTCCTGCCAAATACAAGCGGCGCGAGGAATGCCGAGGAGGCCGTGCGCATAGCAAGGCTTGCAAGGGCTTTGGGCTGTGGAGACTTCGTGAAGGTTGAGATCATGCGTGACAGCAAATATCTCCTTCCCGACAACCAGGAAACGATAAGGGCAACCGAAGCACTGGCAAATGAAGGATTTGTTGTATTGCCTTACATGTACCCGGACCTGAATGCCGCCCGTGATCTGGTAAACGCGGGAGCCGCAGCAGTCATGCCCCTTGCATCACCTATAGGCTCTAATAAGGGACTGGCTACTAAAGACTTCATCCAGATCCTCATCGACGAGATCGAGCTTCCGATCATAGTTGACGCCGGTATCGGAAGGCCATCCCAGGCATGTGAAGCCATGGAGATGGGCGCTGCCGCCATCATGGCCAACACTGCCCTCGCCACAGCCGGAAATCTGCCACTCATGGCATCGGCATTCAAGGACGCAATAAATGCAGGCCGAAAGGCTTATCTGGCAGGTCTTGGAAGAGTTCTCACCAGAGGGGCATCCGCTTCAGATCCACTGACCGGATTTCTGCATGACTAA
- the thiH gene encoding 2-iminoacetate synthase ThiH, with product MDNKKSIKHSQTESPINHFLIDSEYLSPEALAIKHRLETDPSSRKSHMEYLPGMEVIESDIRSKVMEHMDSYDYSSYTGRDVMAALEHETCSIEDFKALLSPAAEPFLEMMAQRASCETSSHFGNTVYMFTPLYIANYCENYCVYCGFNCYNHINRMKLSSEQIEKEMKIIADSGMEEILILTGESRSQSDVKYIGEACKLARKYFRMVGLEIYPVNTDEYRYLHECGADYVTVFQETYDADKYETLHLMGHKRVWPYRFDAQERALMGGMRGVAFSALLGLSDFRKDALATALHAYFLQRKYPHAEISLSCPRLRPIINNDQINPLDVHEKQLCQILCAYRIFLPFAGITVSSRESADFRNGIVKIAATKVSAGVSTGIGDHESKYSGKDSGSEQGDEQFEINDNRSLEHMYSDIEGEGLQPVLNDYLYV from the coding sequence ATGGACAATAAAAAATCAATCAAACACTCACAGACGGAGTCCCCGATAAATCATTTTCTGATAGACTCCGAATATCTTTCACCGGAGGCGCTTGCTATCAAGCACCGTCTGGAGACAGATCCATCGTCAAGGAAAAGCCATATGGAATACCTTCCGGGCATGGAGGTTATTGAATCTGACATCCGCAGCAAGGTCATGGAGCACATGGATAGCTACGACTACAGCAGTTACACAGGCAGAGACGTCATGGCTGCCCTTGAACACGAGACGTGCAGCATAGAGGACTTCAAGGCTCTGCTCTCCCCCGCCGCCGAACCATTTCTTGAGATGATGGCGCAGCGTGCAAGCTGTGAGACTAGCAGTCACTTCGGCAATACTGTCTACATGTTCACACCACTCTACATAGCCAATTACTGTGAGAACTACTGCGTATACTGCGGATTCAACTGCTACAATCACATCAACCGAATGAAGCTCTCCTCGGAGCAGATTGAGAAGGAGATGAAGATCATCGCAGACAGCGGCATGGAGGAGATCCTTATACTAACCGGTGAGAGCCGCAGCCAGAGCGACGTAAAATATATCGGCGAGGCATGCAAGCTTGCAAGGAAATACTTCCGCATGGTCGGTCTCGAGATATATCCGGTGAACACCGATGAATACCGTTATCTCCACGAATGTGGCGCAGACTACGTGACAGTATTCCAGGAAACCTACGATGCAGACAAATACGAAACTCTTCACCTGATGGGGCACAAGAGGGTGTGGCCATATCGTTTCGACGCGCAGGAGCGCGCCCTCATGGGCGGAATGAGGGGCGTTGCATTCTCGGCACTGTTAGGACTCTCCGACTTCCGCAAGGATGCACTGGCAACAGCCCTTCACGCGTATTTTCTTCAGAGGAAATACCCGCACGCAGAGATTTCTCTCTCCTGTCCAAGACTAAGGCCGATCATCAACAACGATCAGATCAATCCTCTAGACGTACATGAGAAGCAGCTCTGTCAGATACTGTGCGCATACAGAATATTCTTGCCATTTGCCGGAATAACTGTATCATCAAGGGAGAGTGCCGACTTCAGGAATGGTATAGTAAAGATCGCAGCAACCAAGGTATCGGCAGGCGTGTCAACAGGAATCGGCGACCATGAGAGCAAATACAGCGGCAAGGATTCCGGAAGCGAGCAGGGTGATGAACAGTTCGAGATCAACGACAACAGAAGTCTTGAACATATGTATTCAGACATAGAAGGTGAGGGACTGCAGCCAGTCCTCAACGACTATCTGTATGTGTAA
- the thiE gene encoding thiamine phosphate synthase: MYTFNPTLYFITDSTGLSEEEFLYRVECALDGGATLIQLREKDRTTREYIHLAYKVHSIARRYNVPLIVDDRVDVALAVGTEGVHVGQTDMPVSIARKLMGPDRIVGATTKTVTQAVEAYEQGADYLGVGAIYPTTTKVKTVLTTTDTLRDICAAVPIPVNAIGGLNKTNLDVLTGIPIAGICVVSAIMKSDNPCKSAHDLLILSKQLQNKLQNGK; this comes from the coding sequence ATGTATACATTTAATCCTACTTTATATTTTATAACTGACAGCACCGGTCTGTCCGAGGAGGAATTTCTATACAGGGTGGAATGTGCCCTCGACGGCGGTGCAACGCTCATACAGCTTCGGGAAAAGGATCGTACAACCCGTGAGTACATACATCTAGCGTACAAGGTGCATTCCATAGCGCGCCGCTACAATGTACCACTCATCGTAGACGACCGTGTTGATGTAGCTTTGGCGGTTGGCACCGAAGGCGTCCATGTGGGACAGACCGACATGCCTGTCTCCATAGCCAGAAAACTCATGGGGCCTGACCGCATCGTGGGTGCAACCACCAAAACTGTCACTCAGGCCGTGGAGGCATATGAGCAGGGGGCTGATTATCTAGGAGTCGGAGCCATCTACCCTACTACCACCAAGGTCAAGACTGTACTCACGACCACAGACACACTGAGGGATATCTGTGCAGCCGTACCTATCCCTGTAAACGCTATCGGAGGACTGAACAAAACCAATCTGGATGTTCTCACTGGAATACCCATCGCAGGAATATGTGTCGTATCTGCGATAATGAAGTCCGATAATCCATGTAAATCGGCCCACGACCTACTGATTTTGTCAAAACAACTCCAAAATAAGCTTCAAAATGGAAAATAA
- a CDS encoding PadR family transcriptional regulator, with product MENLAIENTDNNNNDKKSNIVVNQKSNFRRGSVELMVLYLLSQKDCYGYQLTQLIEELTDGVICIPIGSLYPALYKLIDAGYISDDKRLVGKRMERVYYHIEDTGRERLKILLEDYSATTIAIQTVLAYHPTKGKEGKRKKD from the coding sequence ATGGAAAATTTAGCAATCGAAAATACAGACAACAATAACAACGACAAAAAATCGAATATTGTCGTAAATCAGAAAAGTAATTTTAGACGCGGTTCTGTAGAATTGATGGTTCTCTATCTCCTGAGCCAGAAGGACTGCTATGGATATCAGTTAACACAGCTCATCGAGGAACTTACAGACGGTGTCATTTGTATCCCTATCGGTTCCCTGTACCCAGCACTTTACAAGCTCATTGACGCAGGATACATTTCCGATGACAAAAGACTTGTTGGCAAGAGAATGGAGCGAGTTTATTATCACATCGAGGATACTGGAAGAGAGAGACTTAAGATTCTTCTTGAGGATTATTCAGCAACAACAATCGCTATCCAGACTGTACTTGCTTATCATCCAACCAAAGGAAAAGAGGGCAAACGTAAGAAAGACTAA
- a CDS encoding DUF6120 family protein, with protein sequence MKSDLQFKEDSKLIHEYLKAIKKKLRPHTKAEKKYLTELKNAMYDYAESSGDKPITMEELIEKFGEPKECANQYNVEFDTTHTDSKSKRLTAVVISLVLFIALIITICFTIFLRSELKNSRNSEISKIESKTIIIQEQTATETDYQESRKITPVSQPTIK encoded by the coding sequence ATGAAAAGTGACTTGCAATTCAAAGAAGACTCAAAACTAATACATGAATACTTGAAAGCAATCAAAAAGAAGCTACGCCCTCATACTAAAGCAGAAAAGAAATATCTGACCGAACTTAAAAATGCCATGTATGATTATGCTGAATCCTCTGGCGACAAACCAATAACAATGGAGGAACTCATTGAGAAATTTGGAGAGCCTAAGGAGTGTGCAAATCAATATAATGTAGAATTTGATACCACACACACTGATAGCAAAAGTAAGAGACTTACTGCCGTTGTAATATCACTTGTATTATTCATTGCTCTAATTATTACCATCTGCTTTACAATCTTTCTGCGCAGCGAATTGAAAAATTCCCGCAATTCTGAAATTTCAAAAATCGAGTCTAAAACAATAATAATACAAGAACAAACGGCAACGGAAACCGATTACCAGGAGAGTCGCAAAATCACTCCAGTTTCTCAACCAACTATTAAATAA